In Toxoplasma gondii ME49 chromosome V, whole genome shotgun sequence, the DNA window tggaagagAAAATGCAGGAGGGGGACAGGTCAAGGAAAAAGTTCCAGAAGAGGAACTCGCGGTCCCAGATGCGAGGAAGGCACACAGAGAACCGGGAACGAAacgagaggaggcagaagccgagggagaaggggaaagaaagAGTGACCCAGATGTGGCGAAGAGCTCACGCAAACGCGAACAACAAAAACAACGCGAAGAGCTGGAGAGCCTCCCAGTCGCGGAGAGGAGATGccaagaagaggagcagaagggCGGTGCaacggagggagaagagaacaaggaatCCGGCGTGAGGGCGCACACAGAGGGCAGTGgacgagcagaaggaaacatGTGCGatcaagaagaaacgaaggcacATGGAACAAAAGCTGAAGGCAGGAGTGAGCAAGCGGAggtgaagagaggagacagaggagacggaagcgaagacactCCGGGTGGCGAGAAGGCAAGTGGACGTCTCGAGCGGGTCGAGACGAACGggcgagagggaaagagaggtGCCAAGGAAGGCTCGAAGGAGGCgggcgaggaggagaatCTGGCGAGACTGGATGTGGTTTCTCGAGAGAGAATCCTGAACGAAACGAGCACAGATGCTTcgtcgaagagagacgagagcgcGAGACGAAGCTGGACCGAGCCGAACGCGGGTGGGAGCGTGGAAACGGAAGCCAGCTCGAAAGAAAGTGCAGCACCGCGCGTGGAGTTCAGACTGCGCCGCAGACGTACGACCGAGACGAGAACGGCATCgggagaaaccgagagggCGCTCGCGCGAGGTCGCGGCGTGAATGAGAGCGGACCGACAGAACGCTTTGGCAAGcgggaaagaaggcgaacggcgaaggcggaggcggcgctgaaagagggcgaagagaagatgaagaggcgaaggagggaTGCGTGCTGGATGGGTCTCCTgcagagagatgaagaggacgagTTTCAACGGGCCTTAAAGCGGGGACGAAGAAGCCGGCCGAggggcgaggagaaggggaCAGAGGAAGTCGCGTGGCGAGAGGCGCCAGCGGAAAATGCAGAGGCAAATGCCGGTGGAGACCTGCTTCCTGTAGAGTCTAGGAATGGATCAGGAGAACAGGCCGACCACGTGAGCGCTTCGGCGAGAACAACTCTTCGTTTGGGGAGCTCACAACTATCAAACGATGACTTCAGCCTGAACTCATCGAGTTCGTCGCCCTCGAtgtgttcttccttttcttcttcctcggactctgtctcgccgtcttccctctcgtccgcttcttctcgtccgcCGTCGTCTCCCTTCCGCGAGGTGTCTGggcctctttctccgtccgCGGCCtcactgtcttcctcttcgcctttctcatCTGCCTCGAGTCGAAGGCCTGTGCCTTTTTCCGCgatctctccttcttctgcctcggaTCTGTCGACGCAGACAGCTGCATCGATCTCTCAGTCGACTGCTCTGGACCTCTCGCCGCAGGGAGAGCACAGGGAaacctctgcctctccccgacttccttctctttcgccttcttcgccttctcctcttccgcctgcGCGTGCTCCTCTCCGTGTCCCTCTCGGCGCAGCTCCTATTCATTCGCCATCTAAGAAGCCTGCCGATCAACAGCCGGGGGACCTTCGCGCTGTGACAGACTCCCGCCCTTCGAGCGGACTCGGCGGAGTCACGAAGCATGTCGGTCCCGCGCCACTCGCTTCGTTTCCCGGCTGCCGAgatgcgtcttctctttcttgtctctcgtctccgagtgcgtcttctgtctcagcTCCAGAGGCGCAAGAAAGCCGTGGCGAATGTCCATTGGAtgaaaacaaagacgaagCTTTCGGGGAAGCGGAGAACGTCCAGGATGCAGGGATAGAAAAGGGGGACTTGTGTGGGCGgccagagcgagagaggcgtgGTCGACAGCCGTtaggaagaaaggaggacaATGACAGGGACTGCAggcaagacgcagaaaaagagaaagaagagacagtccAAGGCAGGCGGGGACGTGTAAAAAAGACATGACTCGAATCCACGTCTTCGCGACCAAGAATCTGACCATAAAACACATCCCTCTCACTCTCCGTCCCTGCGCTCGTCTACTCAATTACTCGCCGGCTCATATCTTTCTGGGTTTTCTCAAATGCCTTCATCTGCTTCCCTGTCGTCTTAACTCCATTattctctgtcttttgcgCGTTGTTCAATTCCTCTTTCTCATCTGCGTCGGGCGAGCTCCgtgttgtctctgtttctccttcacctGCGGACTTGCCTTCGTCTACTGCtccggttcttctctttccattGTCTCGCACAAAGCGAAAGAGGTAGtgaaggaggcgaaagaagagtctcttcttcgcttgaAGAAAGCCTCTGAGGGCGCTGGTGAGAAAGCCATGCGaccagaaagaagaaaagtcaGAGGGCTGTCGATGTCTCCCTTGTcgtcgagacagaaaaaagggaggaaagcCGAAACGCATGGGCGACGACGGCTGGACACGCAGAAGCGTGTTCTTTTTCGCAACCTGGAAGTTTTGAATTTTCTGGAAAGAATGAATTTATGGCGGTGGAAGAAACacggagcgagaggagaacgaacaAGTGGTGAAGGAACGAAACGAAAGGAACAGTGTAATTTTGGAGAAATGAGAAATCGGGAGATACACCGAACGGCAAGACGGGAAGAGGGGTAAACACACTCACCATGGAGTTCGCTCCTCGTGTTAACAACGGTACGGAGGCTGGGAGAAGGATTCTCATATTTCCGCAAAGCCGGGTcagagaaggacaaagaAGAACACTGTTCTTGTATGTGCGTGCACACCAGGATGGTGGCAGTGCAAAGACGCACATCAGAGTTTTGAGCCTGTTGGGGTGTCACTCGTGGGCGTATGAACGAAAGCGACACAAGCAATGAATTTCCCGATCTGTGGCTAAAACACGAAGATGTTCGGTTTGAAGCACGGAGTGGTGTCCTGGACGAACTCTGCAAgatgtctgtttcttttgtctGCGTTTGTCTCATTAGACTCAACCATCAGTGTGCAGAAAGTGTGTCGATTCGTCTGTGTGAAAAAGCATATTTTGCGTGAGGTTGTGGGTagatttctttttctgtaGAGACAGGCAAAAACGTGCGTTTACAAACCGAGCGCCCGTGTGTGTAAGGACAACAACATATACAACCACCAAAATGTATACAGATTTGTGCATGTAGAGAGATACAAATGTGTGTTTCTACATCCTCTTCGCCTGTTCTTTTTTGGAATAAAGCATTGTGGTTCGTAACATTGGGGCTCTGGTCTTTCGACACCCCGCAACCCATTCCAGATCGGAACGGGCACCGAGAAGGGAACAAATTCGAGATTGTGAGGGCTGTGTAAACTTAGAATTGAGGTGTGTCTACACGGGTCCATGGCAGCAAGTGTGCATAAACAACCAATACGAGACATAGTCTTTCACGTGCAGAAAGCAAAGGTCTTTGTTCGAAAAACACGGGAGGCATACCGGCGGCAGACCTAGAGAAGATGAGCACCAGATACTGACCGTTCAAGTTTTTGAGGACGATGAACAACCAGGAAACCTATTGATGTTTTCGCTGATCTCTTGAATGATGCACTCTCGATTAACACTGGTCTGAGTTCGTTAAACGGCACATCCTCTAGGACCCGGATTATGGTGCCGATCAAAAAGAATGGCTCTTTCATCGCCTTTGGCTTCTGCTGTAGACGGTGACAACTCGCCCCCTAGCGCTATACGGGTATGTGAGCAACCGGTTTACTGTTCCGTGAACTGAAAAACATTTTTGACTTAATTTTTCTTATTCAGGAGCTTGGAACGCGTGTGTTGTTCTTCATGGATGCGCTGTGTAAAAGTCAATGTGTTCTGGTTGTGTCGCACGCGCCATGACGACGCTGTGGTTTTGGACTCGTGAATGTCTCCGACTAACTAGCTGACTGCTTGTCCCAGACAACCAGGTCCCGTTGGCTAGATGAACTAGTCAGGTTTCAGAATTGCAACCAGTGAAAGCTTTCTTGATTTTCATGAACGGACATACACATTAGGTTATCTTCGCTCCCCTGTTCCGAAGTCAAGATTCGACGTCCCTATACACAGATGCAAATTTGCGACGCTTCAGCAACGCAAGGCCTCGCATTTGGCATGAACACTTCTTCGAAAGGTACTGAGTGCGGTAATCAACAGGGCCAAACAAATCTGGTAGCTCTTCAGATTTCGTATCGAAAATCCATGGAGACCCCACAGTTTCGTCGCGTTTAACCACACCAATTTTATCCCGTAACTTATGCCCGTAGTGGTCCGTGGTATTTCTCGTCTGATGCTACCAATCCAGCACCCCCATCTACTGTCAGGGCCGTTTCAACCCCTCCCGAGTTTATACAGAAGGGATTCACAGTCGACGACGAAAAGGGAACAAGGAGCTGTACGGTCGCACAAGCACTTATCCAAATGGATGTCACGTGGCTGGTCCCGCTATGTACTTGAGACCACCAAGAAGGCAACATAGGACAACGGGAGTccttccgctgtctctctgccgtttCAATTACATCCTGCTAACGCCCTCAAAAACATAATTTTCACTCAGAAGATACAAATTATCGTCTGACAAAGCCGCATCTGAAGTTGTCGAATTTTCCCTCACATTGGCGGCGCCCGTGGACGAGGCGTGCCTCCGGTTGCCTCGGTGGTACTGTGCACCCTACCATCAGGGTAGAAGTTTCCTCTCCTAGCTGAAACGAGTGAAAATAGTACTACATACGTTACACCTCCAACACAAGAGATGTCAAATCATCGCAGTGTCGTAGTGTACTGAAATCCAGcacttttagctgtcttCAGCAGCGCAATGAAGTGGTGGTGCACAGCAGTCATACAGAATTTCGAAGGCTCTGTTTACCACCGAAAATCAGAACAGAGTGAATCACCGCCGCACTTGAGTTATATTTGGGAAGAGTCTGATACTGAGGCTCAGAACAGAAGCATTCCCTTGACACTGCTGCAGATCCAAAACTGCAGCAACATGATGCTGAAATGTGTCAATACAAGTAACGAAAAACATCGAACAATGCTTATTGCCGGACTGACGGCACTGCCCGGCTGTTGGACGCCATGGCTGGCGTTGTCTTGCAGGCTCCAAGCGGAGTTGACGTTATTGGCAGAGGACAGCCAAGACGGAAAAAGCAACGGAAGATTACGTGAAGTGTGACTGAAAACTGAAGCCAATTGCGAGCAACCCTACCTTTGAACTTATGCTTTTCTTGGACCATGAAGATGCCGGAAGCCTTCCCGAGAGGGCGGACAGCGGGTTAGGCGTCCCATTCAAGATGCGACAGAATGAGAAACGtcacctctctcgctgctgccAATCAGTATTTCTGAGAAGCAGAGCACGTCGCCAGCGATGCAGACTTGCCTCATTCCCATCATCATTGATACTGGGCCATACGATGTGAGTCACGCCCTCCGGTTTCCTCTTCAAGAAAAATGTTGCGGTTTGCATTCGGGGAAAACCAGCAGTGCTGTAGAGTGAGGCCGTATACTACTCAAGTATCGATCTCGAGTTCCGTGTCTGCGCAGCCGCAAGGGAATCGCAGCGATACGATCGGTGAGCACTACGAACACTACAGGTTACCCTTCTCAGAGAAGCACAATCTACGACAGCAATGGCCCGATGGAGTTTCATTGCATGACCCAATCTGATGAAATACATTGTCGGATATTTATAGTACCAGGAACAAATGTTCTGGCCTGACGATATTCTGGCTGACGACATTGTGGAGCAGCCTTTGTCCCTTTACACGCGACTATATTCCTCTAATGTCTGCCAGTGGCACGGAAAGCTTCAAACACCAAAGCATCTCTAACGAGAAGGCCGTGCAGCTAAAACGAACGCTGCAGCTTCGAGAATCGTCATGCATTAATCCATTACAGGGATCATCACACTAAGTGTCGGGTATCTCAACGAAGACAACAAGTAGCACCTGCAAGTCTGTGTACTTCCTCTCAAGTTGCTCTGCCGCAACCTGCTCACGCTTGCCCAACCCAGCCTCCAGTGAGTTGATACATGTCGATCGAAAAGAAAATCTCAAAACGTGAGATGCCCCCTCATGCGTGTCTCTCCCATTATTACCATTGCCTCATCCGGACAACAGAAATACGACGTCTCCTCCCCTGTCTTGGCGAGTTGCTAGCATTCAGTGCACAAAAGGGAGTTCTGTACCACACAAGAGTTTCCTTGCTATTACAACCCATATATTTGCACAACACTTGATCCGAAGGTGTGGAAGGGTCGATCAGAACGCAGAGCGGGATGAAAACCCGCGAAACTCGCAATCCAAAGACCAAGGACATATTCGACTAGCCTGAAAGCCTGCCGTAGTTTCCACGCGGAGGGAATACAACTGCGGAAGCGGCCTCAAACGACCGACACCTCTACCTGACTCTGTTTCGTGGACCAAGTTCGGCAACTCAATTTCCGGATGTCTCATGTTCCCCCCAGAAACCCAGCGTTCGTTTGTAAATACGCAGGTGCATCGTTGGTATGGGAACGTCGGTTCACAAACTCACAACTTCGGACAACTATACTCAGTCGACGCCACAATTCGGGTGCTACACAACGGAACGACAAGAAAAGCATAAAACCATCACAACATTTTCATCAACACGACAGGGATAGTGATAAGA includes these proteins:
- a CDS encoding hypothetical protein (encoded by transcript TGME49_285880) — encoded protein: MRPERRKVRGLSMSPLSSRQKKGRKAETHGRRRLDTQKRVLFRNLEVLNFLERMNLWRWKKHGARGERTSGEGTKRKEQCNFGEMRNREIHRTARREEG